In Ovis canadensis isolate MfBH-ARS-UI-01 breed Bighorn chromosome 15, ARS-UI_OviCan_v2, whole genome shotgun sequence, the genomic stretch CTCTAGATTAGTGTTTTAAGAGTCTCCttttagggagttccctggtgatccGTTGGTTAGGGTTCTGCGCATCCACTGcggagggcatgggttcaatctttggtcagaaaactaagatcccacatgctgcgaggcatggccaaaaacaaaaaagtctcCTTTAAATGGTAGCTATGTGGCTTCAAGGGTGTTTTTCACTGAGCTTTGTCTTTAAATATTAGTTCTACAATATAATGACCAACCCTAGAATTTGGGGACTTCATACATCTTGAAAGATTTGCACTATATCCTAAATCATTGTCTGAAAGTGATAAATAATATCCTCTGAACTTTATGAATTCCTAAGTTTAGGCACAAGATCTGAGCTCTACAAACTGTCTGAGAACTTGTTTCCATGTTGCCAGAGAAATTGTCTTTCACAGGTCTATAGCCAATGACTTCCAGTATAAAACTGACTTATAACTACAAGCAGTAAGAAAACATTCTCAAAATTTTCTCAGTAAGAGATTCTTAAGAAACAATGGAATTAGTAGAGACAAGCAAGAGAGTTGAcaacaagaattttttaaaatatgaaactagTTTAAAGGCATATCCACCTTTTAAGCTTAGGAGCTTCCCATTTCTCCTTTTCCACTGGAATTTCTCTAGGAATTGGGAATTATGTTTCTTGTCCATATTCCCCCTAGTTCTACAAAAAAGCAAGTCCTGTAAACCAAACATTAAGTCTCCTGCAGCAGGTATAATAAATTAGTGTACTTTCCCTGACCTACTCATTCACCCTCAAATAATCTTAACCTCTTCCCACACAACTTGACCAGCCTTGGCAAAgtggttgttttgttttagtcactaagtcatgtctgactctgcaaccttatggactgcagcgtgccaggctcctctgtctatgggatttcccaagcaagaaaactggagtggtttgccctttccttctcgtGGCAAAGTGGTAGACAAGTTCTACCACTATTCTCTTCTACCAATATTCTCTTTATTTGGAAACATTCCACCTCATGTTACTTGCATTCAGTGCGTGTTGTTCAAAGTTCTCTTATGTACATCGTCACATTCAGTTTTCCCAATTACCATGTCAGGATGGAGAGAAtatgttattttttcatttaatgtgaGACGGTAGCCTTGCTTTGGAAATAGTGAGAGTAAGTTCTCCTGTGTCTTAGACTCTCAATTTAAGAATTTTGGCAGATAATTTGTAATATGATGTATTTCTTCCATGAGCTAATTCCTCAAGAACTTCATTTAtgttgatattttttattttcttataaccAGCAGTGCCAGATAATCAGACAGGTTTCTGACCATAGGTGATATTTATGGGCTCCTTCCTCCAGCACCCATATTTTGTCAATTTGTCCCGAAACTCTTTGGTTTTCACTGCATAAATAATAGGGTTGAGCACTGGAGGTACAAGGAAGTAGAGGCTGCCAAGAATTGTGTGCACATGAGGTGGGATTCCCTGGCCAAAGCGATgagtgagaaaagaaaacagggagTGAGTATAAGAGGTAAGCATGACACAGATATGTGTGCTGCAGGTATTTACTGCTTTTTGGTGAGCTTTCATAGAAGAGCGCCGCATTACAGCCCGGATGATCAGCACATAAGATGAGGCAATAGCTAAGATGTCTACCCCAACAACCAACAAGGCCACCACCAGACCATACACCCTGTTGAGCGTGGTGTCCACACACACCATCTTCACCACAGCCATGTGCTCACAGTAGGTGGTGGGGATGACATGCTTGGCATGAAAGGGCATCTTCTGGAGGAGGATGGGCATGGGGAGAATGAGCAAGACAGCTCTCAGTAAACTCACAAGGCCGATGAGCCCGATGCAGCTGTTGGAAAGGATGGTGGCATAGCGCAGGGGCtcacagatggccacatagcggtcaaaGGCCATGGACATGAGGATGGCAGACTGCAAGGCAGAGATGGAGTGGAGGAAGAACAGCTGGACCAGGCAGCCCTCAAAGCTGATGTCAGTCTGGTCAAACCAGAAGATGCACAGCACCTTGGGGATGGTGGTTGTGGACATGCCCAGGTCCGTGAGGGCCAGCATGCCAAGGAGCAGGAACATGGGCTTATGCAGGGAGCGCTCTGTGGAGATGGTGAAGAGGATGGTGCAGTTCCCCACGATGGTGACAAAGTACATGGAAGCGAAAGGAATAGAGATCCACTTGTGTTTGTCCTCCATCCCAGgaatgccttggagaaggaagaaggaggggtGGCCCTGGGAGGCATTACAGTCAGTCATGCTGGCCCCCTGGTGGAGCACCTGAAAAGAGCgattcagaaacaactgagcctggactttaaaaagaatcaagattttcaaagtagaaataaaagttgGAATTTTAAGATACACAGAAATAATCGTGGGGGAGGTTGGACAAAGAcaatcaaaaggtacaaagtttCTGTTATAATtagtactagggatgtaatgtgcAATATGATAAATATGTATGACAgttaagagtaaatcctaagagttcttatcaaaaggaaaaatattttttctatttctttaaaattttgtttatgcaTGAGATGTTGGATGTTCACAAACCTTagtgtgataatcatttcatgaggtatataagttaaattatgCTATACTCTTTAAACTTATACAGGTGCTGTATATCAACtaaatctcaataaaactgaaaaaaagagaatattttcaaaACCACCACAGACTGTTTGACTTCCATTTGATCAGAATTGTAGGTTTCCACAGTGTTTTCCAAAGTTCAACACTGAAGATTCAGCACAGTTTGGGTTTTCCTGCAAGCCCACATGTGTCCATCTGGCAAGAAATTTAGACTGTTATAGTTGAAAATATCCTAtgaagcactgactcccctgtttTCTAGACTGTATTAAGATAAGCTATAATTTGTAGTAACACCTGGATATGCTAATACTGCTATTGACTTCATGCTCCTGATTCCCCCTCTATGTTGCAGTCTAAAAGAACAACCCGGGACtccaaataaaaaatgataataaatgagaaaaaaggtGGATTTAAAGTAGCATAGAAAATAATTCTGATATCATGatatatataatcaatataatataGTAGCACACTGTAGTATTAGAATAGTAATAATGTGGCATAAAATTAATATCTAAGAGAATATGTTTTATCATAACTATTTTATTAAGGACAGATTGATTCATTGTTTATTATCAGAATATgctaatttttaagaatatattacatctatttttaatatatttttacttaaagaCTATAACTTAAAATatgtgaaacaaaaataaattcaatgagaaattaataaaatattacaaaaccCTATCAGCAAACAAGATCAAATAGGTCaacaaaagttttttaaaaataataaaacttaggCTTATAATATAATTTCctattcaaaaatttaaatatatacatttatgatGTTATACGTACAGtgtaatattattcaaccataaaaaaatcttgccatttgggaCAATGTGGATAGACTCAGAGGGttttttgctaagtgaaataagtcggacagggaaagaaaactatattttctttttcacttttatttggaatctatttgtatattttcactcatatgaggaatctaaaaaaaaaacaatagcaaGAAATAGTCTCaaagatacaaagaacaaactgTTGCCAGAGGGGAAGGTGGAAGAATAGATGAAAAATGTGAAGGGGACTAAAAGGTGCAAATTAcctgttataaaataaataagtcacaaggATGTAATGCCTAGAACagggaatataatcaataatCTTATAATAAACTTATGCTTGTAATCTACAAAAAATTGGATAACTAAACTATAaacctgaagctaatataatattgtaagtcaactacactttaatttttttaaaaaaaagtattgttaaaaggaagaaaaggaaaacttatGATGCAGATAaggaatatatacatttattaatgaggaaaattttttaagaacGTGTATCACTTTCATACAGGAAAGCAAtccacagttattttaaaaatacagatttactGTTCACATGGGACTCAAGGGGACTCTAGTGACTAGAAATGTACAATAATGAATAAGAAGGAAACAGGGGATGAGATTCTGATCACCTGATGCTCAGAGATGAGGCCACCAGAATGTGGCTCTTACTCACCTAGAACCACCTACCTGAATGTAAGGCAACAAGAGAGTGGAAAACTAGTCCCACACGCTGTCTTCTAATATGGacatgtgagtgtgtgcacatgtatgtagGCATATCTTAGCAAACATCCATTTGCCTCTTGGAGAGCACATTCATCGTCCTGCATTTCTCCACTCTTCACCTTCAGGCTTTCTTCATGGTGTGGCTCTTTAAATGACCTAAGTAAAGTCCCCCATAATGCCCAGAATTAGCTCTTTTTTAAACTCCCTGATTCCCCAGACATAATCACTATGCATCACTACTATTATGTGTAACATTGATTCTGGAGGTTGCCTTGTGCTCCCAGTAGATAAACCTGGTTGACTCTAGGGATTCTGGGAAGCTTCTAGTGTTTTCCAGTCCTGGAGGAGCCTGAGAGACAGGATGTGAAGCTAAAACTTAATCTAGAACTAGATTAGGGCTTTGCAGTTTTGGTATCCCAATGGCCCTCATTCCCATACATGTGTAGGTAGGAGAGCCAGGAGAGATTTACTCCACAGCTGGAGTAGTCGTGCTCACAAATGCAAGAGGTAAACCCCTGTTGTTGATATCCTGACTTTCACGCTAACCTTTTTGCAGGTCAATGGCTTTTCTATGGACGCTCCCCAGGTCATTTTCTG encodes the following:
- the LOC138420057 gene encoding olfactory receptor 52E4-like; the protein is MTDCNASQGHPSFFLLQGIPGMEDKHKWISIPFASMYFVTIVGNCTILFTISTERSLHKPMFLLLGMLALTDLGMSTTTIPKVLCIFWFDQTDISFEGCLVQLFFLHSISALQSAILMSMAFDRYVAICEPLRYATILSNSCIGLIGLVSLLRAVLLILPMPILLQKMPFHAKHVIPTTYCEHMAVVKMVCVDTTLNRVYGLVVALLVVGVDILAIASSYVLIIRAVMRRSSMKAHQKAVNTCSTHICVMLTSYTHSLFSFLTHRFGQGIPPHVHTILGSLYFLVPPVLNPIIYAVKTKEFRDKLTKYGCWRKEPINITYGQKPV